In Oryza sativa Japonica Group chromosome 2, ASM3414082v1, the following are encoded in one genomic region:
- the LOC4330436 gene encoding growth-regulating factor 4: MAMPYASLSPAVADHRSSPAAATASLLPFCRSTPLSAGGGGVAMGEDAPMTARWPPAAAARLPPFTAAQYEELEQQALIYKYLVAGVPVPPDLVLPIRRGLDSLAARFYNHPALGYGPYFGKKLDPEPGRCRRTDGKKWRCSKEAAPDSKYCERHMHRGRNRSRKPVETQLVAQSQPPSSVVGSAAAPLAAASNGSSFQNHSLYPAIAGSNGGGGGRNMPSSFGSALGSQLHMDNAAPYAAVGGGTGKDLRYTAYGTRSLADEQSQLITEAINTSIENPWRLLPSQNSPFPLSSYSQLGALSDLGQNTPSSLSKVQRQPLSFFGNDYAAVDSVKQENQTLRPFFDEWPKGRDSWSDLADENANLSSFSGTQLSISIPMASSDFSAASSRSTNGD; the protein is encoded by the exons atgGCGATGCCGTATGCCTCCCTGTCTCCGGCGGTGGCCGACCACCGCTCGTCCCCGGCAGCCGCgaccgcctccctcctccccttctgcCGCTCCACCCCGCTCTCCGC gggcggtggtggcgtcgcGATGGGGGAGGACGCGCCGATGACCGcgaggtggccgccggcggcggcggcgaggctgccgCCGTTCACCGCGGCGCAGTACGAGGAGCTGGAGCAGCAGGCGCTCATATACAAGTACCTGGTGGCAGGCGTGCCCGTCCCGCCGGATCTCGTGCTCCCCATCCGCCGCGGACTCGACTCCCTCGCCGCCCGCTTCTACAACCATCCCGCCC TTGGATATGGTCCGTACTTCGGCAAGAAGCTGGACCCAGAGCCAGGGCGGTGCCGGCGTACGGACGGCAAGAAATGGCGGTGCTCGAAGGAGGCCGCGCCGGATTCCAAGTACTGCGAGCGCCACATGCACCGCGGCCGCAACCGTTCAAGAAAGCCTGTGGAAACGCAGCTGGTCGCCCAGTCCCAACCGCCCTCATCTGTTGTCGGTTCTGCGGCGGCGCCCCTTGCTGCTGCCTCCAATGGCAGCAGCTTCCAAAACCACTCTCTTTACCCTGCTATTGCCGGCAGCAAtggcgggggcggggggaggAACATGCCCAGCTCATTTGGCTCGGCGTTGGGTTCTCAGCTGCACATGGATAATGCTGCCCCTTATGCAGCTGTTGGTGGTGGAACAGGCAAAGATCTCAG GTATACTGCTTATGGCACAAGATCTTTGGCGGATGAGCAGAGTCAACTCATTACTGAAGCTATCAACACATCTATTGAAAATCCATGGCGGCTGCTGCCATCTCAGAACTCGCCATTTCCCCTTTCAAGCTATTCTCAGCTGGGGGCACTAAGTGACCTTGGTCAGAACACCCCCAGCTCACTTTCAAAGGTTCAGAGGCAGCCACTTTCGTTCTTTGGGAACGACTATGCGGCTGTCGATTCTGTGAAGCAAGAGAACCAGACGCTGCGTCCCTTCTTTGATGAGTGGCCAAAGGGAAGGGATTCATGGTCAGACCTCGCTGATGAGAATGCTAATCTTTCGTCATTCTCAGGCACCCAACTGTCGATCTCCATACCAATGGCATCCTCTGACTTCTCGGCGGCCAGTTCTCGATCAACTAATG GTGACTGA